CGCAACTGCGTTCGCACGCGCGTGACCAGATACCATTCGCCACCCTTCAGCACGAGGCCGAGCGGATCGCGCACGCGCACGCCTTCTTTGTCGTCGGTGCCATTCCACGTGCGGTATTGCATCGATACCCGCTTCTGTTCCCACACGGCGCCCGCGAGCATGGTCAACCACGGCGTGGGCGTCGGCCGCTGATACCAGCCGACGGGATCGATATGCACGCGCGAGCCGATGCGCGACGTATCGGGCGCGGCATCGGGCAACGCGGTGACGAGTTTCAGCTGTGCAGCCCGCAACTGTTCCGCTAGTCCGAGATCGGATGCCGCGCCCGTCAGCCCCGCAATCGAAAGCGTTTCGGCTTCCGCCCTCGTAATGCCCGTCAGCTTGGCGCGATAACCGTCGAGCAGCGCAAAGCCGCCGCCCGGCCCGCGATCCGCATACACAGGCACGCCCGCCGCACTCAACTGGTCGATGTCGCGATAGACCGTGCGGATCGATACGTCGAACTCGTCGGCAAGCGCCTGCGCGGTCACGCGGCCTTTCACCTGCAGCATCAACAGCATCGAAACCAGCCGGCTTGTCGCCATTTTTCACGCCCTTCCTAATTCATGACATAGGTTGTCAGTTATTGACGAGTATAAAGCGAGTTATAGACGATGAACCATTGAGGTGTGGGTTATGCACGTTACGTACGCAACGCGCTTTCAGGTCCTGCCCGACAGGCTCGAACGCTTTATGACATTGCTGAACGGCGTGCTGGACGCCATGCGCAAAGAATCCGCTTTCCGTGAAGCGGTGCTGCATCGCGATCCTGATTCGGCGTGCCGTCTGCTGCTGGTCGAAACATGGCAAAGCCATGACGAAGCGAACGGCGAGCAGATTCATCGGCCGTATCGGCGGGCGTATCACGAAGCACTCGCCGATCTGCTCGTGCGTCCGCGTGAAGTCACCGAATGGCGCACGCTGCGCACAGACCGGCGCGCTATGCAGCACGAATCGCAGATCGAGTCCCCGCTCGCATCGCGTCACGCGGGCGAG
This Paraburkholderia phymatum STM815 DNA region includes the following protein-coding sequences:
- a CDS encoding helix-turn-helix transcriptional regulator; this encodes MATSRLVSMLLMLQVKGRVTAQALADEFDVSIRTVYRDIDQLSAAGVPVYADRGPGGGFALLDGYRAKLTGITRAEAETLSIAGLTGAASDLGLAEQLRAAQLKLVTALPDAAPDTSRIGSRVHIDPVGWYQRPTPTPWLTMLAGAVWEQKRVSMQYRTWNGTDDKEGVRVRDPLGLVLKGGEWYLVTRVRTQLRTYRVSSIAQLTVHDETFERPDGFDLREEWTAAVASFERSLLRHTARLRLSPEGMTRLYRLGAAAVEQAQIAPPSGQDGWQEVTLPVEQYGYAAEQLLGFAGHVEVLGPRELRERLCELGKHIAALNAG
- a CDS encoding putative quinol monooxygenase yields the protein MHVTYATRFQVLPDRLERFMTLLNGVLDAMRKESAFREAVLHRDPDSACRLLLVETWQSHDEANGEQIHRPYRRAYHEALADLLVRPREVTEWRTLRTDRRAMQHESQIESPLASRHAGETVEARA